In the genome of Entelurus aequoreus isolate RoL-2023_Sb linkage group LG08, RoL_Eaeq_v1.1, whole genome shotgun sequence, one region contains:
- the bricd5 gene encoding BRICHOS domain-containing protein 5, which translates to MMGHRMLTCWNVPEGTGCCMNGGSSANIPKKVICVSLSASLLLILLTLGLTGQLGLPYLHSQSSQAVRIIAPDPTGVLLLNQSAVVDQQNGLVTFTVTSGMNLTSTVLFDIKHGLICYQPLRQESCFLRTMETSDYEDVDSLLQASARKSDLQLSVNETQRRTEFLGVLAASQADMTTMEEPFQVLCRDRTIHWTKRADGPGKQRLVYFCIDICFPNNICVSVCFYYLPD; encoded by the exons ATGATGGGACACAGGATGCTGACATGTTGGAATGTTCCAGAGGGCACAGGATGCTGTATG AACGGCGGCTCATCGGCGAACATCCCGAAAAAAGTCATCTGTGTCAGCCTCTCCGCTTCCCTGCTCCTGATCCTCCTGACCCTGGGCCTGACTGGACAACTGGGGCTGCCTTATCTACACTCCCAG TCTTCACAGGCTGTCCGGATCATTGCTCCAGACCCGACCGGGGTCCTGCTCCTCAACCAGTCGGCGGTCGTGGACCAGCAGAACGGCCTAGTGACCTTTACTGTGACGTCGGGGATGAACCTCACATCCACCGTGCTCTTTGACATCAAACAC ggCTTGATATGTTACCAACCGCTCCGCCAGGAGAGCTGCTTCCTGCGGACCATGGAAACATCCGACTACGAGGACGTGGACTCCTTACTTCAAGCGTCAGCACGCAAG AGTGACTTGCAGCTGTCTGTGAATGAGACCCAGAGGCGCACAGAGTTCTTAGGGGTTCTGGCTGCCAGTCAGGCTGACATGACCACCATGGAGGAACCCTTCCAAGTCCTATGTCGGGACAGAACCATCCACTGGACCAAGAGGGCTGACG GGCCAGGCAAACAGAGGCTGGTGTACTTCTGCATCGACATTTGCTTTCCCAACAACATCTGTGTGTCCGTGTGCTTCTACTACCTGCCTGACTGA